A window of the Methanobrevibacter sp. genome harbors these coding sequences:
- the uvrC gene encoding excinuclease ABC subunit UvrC encodes MSTKVKSPDNLPNKPGVYIMRDNTDTIIYIGKAKNLIKRVKSYFREKLDRPKTQILMSHFDSLEYIVTNSEKEALILEATLIKKHRPRYNVQLKDDKRYPYVKITDEKFPRLVITRNVTKNGIYYGPFTDVGSVKQTVKFLKSLFKIRTCRNMHGPCLNSQIDLCYAPCDGKISEKEYAEIINKIDLFFQGKYSTIVRNLKKEMMDAAGKEEYEKAAVIRDQIASIEEIMEKQFVDLVDDDLDQDVIAIAPGENEVVVIIMPIRNGKIVGRDDFLMSASQYDSSSEIMFAFIQQYYGYNRHVPKQILLDEDIDEKELLEEWLSDLRGNKVHIKVPQKGVKLRLVKMARKNAEIIKHQKKKMESALIELKKYLKLEKLPRVIEGYDISNISGKFAVGSKVSFKDGKPNKKMYKHFKMETPGPNDFAMMEELLTRRLKMIDRDPEPDLIVIDGGKGQLGMACGVLDKLNLTHIPIIGLAKEFEEIFIPNSSRPIIIPKNNKALHLLQQVRDESHRFAITYHRKLRSKNISASSLDDIAGIGKKRKMILLKEFETIDNIKKASIGELSKIEGMNQKTAENVYNYYH; translated from the coding sequence ATGTCTACAAAAGTTAAATCTCCTGATAATTTGCCGAATAAGCCAGGTGTCTATATAATGAGGGATAACACAGACACCATAATTTACATCGGAAAGGCAAAAAACCTTATAAAAAGGGTTAAATCTTATTTCAGGGAAAAGCTGGACAGGCCAAAAACCCAAATACTGATGAGCCATTTCGACAGTCTGGAATATATTGTCACCAATTCCGAAAAGGAGGCTCTGATTTTAGAGGCAACTTTAATCAAAAAGCATCGCCCTAGATATAACGTTCAGCTTAAGGATGATAAGAGATATCCATATGTAAAAATCACAGATGAGAAGTTTCCTCGTCTTGTCATTACAAGAAACGTTACCAAAAACGGCATTTATTACGGTCCGTTTACTGATGTGGGTTCTGTAAAGCAGACTGTAAAATTTTTAAAGTCCTTATTTAAGATTAGAACCTGTAGAAATATGCATGGGCCTTGTCTGAATTCCCAGATTGATTTGTGTTATGCTCCATGTGACGGAAAGATTTCAGAAAAGGAGTATGCTGAAATAATCAATAAGATTGACTTGTTTTTCCAGGGCAAATACTCAACAATAGTCAGGAACCTCAAAAAGGAAATGATGGATGCTGCAGGCAAGGAGGAATATGAAAAAGCCGCTGTTATAAGAGATCAGATAGCTTCAATTGAAGAGATTATGGAAAAGCAGTTTGTTGATCTCGTTGATGATGATTTGGACCAGGACGTTATAGCTATCGCACCGGGTGAAAATGAAGTGGTTGTAATAATCATGCCTATCAGAAACGGCAAGATTGTCGGGCGAGATGACTTTTTGATGAGCGCTTCACAATATGATTCATCATCCGAAATCATGTTTGCATTTATTCAACAGTATTACGGATATAACCGTCACGTTCCAAAACAGATTCTCTTGGATGAGGATATTGATGAAAAGGAACTGCTGGAAGAGTGGCTAAGTGATTTAAGGGGAAACAAAGTTCACATTAAAGTTCCTCAGAAAGGTGTCAAGTTGCGTCTTGTAAAGATGGCTCGTAAGAATGCGGAAATAATCAAGCATCAAAAGAAAAAGATGGAATCAGCTTTAATTGAGCTTAAAAAATATCTGAAGCTTGAAAAGTTGCCGCGCGTTATTGAAGGTTATGATATAAGTAACATTTCAGGCAAGTTTGCGGTGGGCTCCAAGGTGTCCTTTAAGGACGGCAAGCCCAACAAAAAAATGTATAAACATTTCAAAATGGAAACTCCCGGACCGAACGATTTTGCAATGATGGAGGAATTGCTGACCCGCAGGTTAAAAATGATTGACAGAGACCCCGAACCTGACCTTATAGTGATTGATGGAGGTAAGGGACAGCTTGGTATGGCATGCGGAGTTTTGGATAAGTTAAATCTGACTCATATTCCCATAATTGGTCTTGCTAAGGAATTTGAAGAGATATTTATTCCTAATTCAAGCCGTCCGATTATAATTCCTAAAAATAACAAGGCATTGCATTTGCTTCAGCAGGTGAGGGATGAATCACACCGCTTTGCAATTACCTATCATAGAAAACTGCGCAGCAAGAATATCTCGGCCTCTTCACTGGACGATATCGCTGGAATTGGTAAAAAAAGAAAGATGATTCTTTTAAAAGAATTTGAAACAATCGATAACATTAAAAAGGCATCAATTGGGGAATTATCTAAAATAGAGGGTATGAATCAAAAAACGGCTGAAAATGTCTATAATTATTATCACTAA
- a CDS encoding zinc ribbon domain-containing protein encodes MVKCPRCGYENATSSTYCHNCHYLLSDKKMKNTGRHRGWSIGIAKKIVIVLGIIIIAFLLFSFAYNNSQPSSNEALNIVSDDGSQHQSSSYPFKAVIKYNGNWYAKMGDPNYLIEKTGTGTSSYTLDCAAWDDVEISAEKYGGEGELTIQLLRNGKVVAENSTTDGYGDVSIKYDS; translated from the coding sequence ATGGTTAAATGTCCAAGATGCGGTTATGAAAATGCAACCTCATCTACATATTGTCATAATTGCCACTACCTCCTGTCAGACAAGAAAATGAAAAATACTGGTCGGCATCGGGGTTGGAGCATAGGCATTGCGAAAAAAATTGTAATTGTTTTGGGAATAATTATCATTGCTTTTTTATTATTTTCATTTGCTTATAATAATTCTCAACCTTCTAGTAATGAAGCATTAAATATAGTTAGTGACGATGGAAGCCAACATCAGTCTTCTTCTTATCCATTCAAAGCTGTTATTAAATATAATGGTAATTGGTATGCCAAAATGGGTGATCCTAATTACCTTATCGAAAAAACAGGTACAGGAACAAGTTCATATACTCTGGATTGTGCAGCATGGGATGATGTGGAAATAAGTGCTGAGAAATATGGCGGTGAAGGTGAACTAACAATCCAGCTTTTAAGAAATGGTAAAGTTGTAGCTGAAAATTCAACTACAGACGGTTATGGTGATGTATCAATTAAATATGACAGTTAA